One Grus americana isolate bGruAme1 chromosome Z, bGruAme1.mat, whole genome shotgun sequence DNA window includes the following coding sequences:
- the SMIM15 gene encoding small integral membrane protein 15 yields MLDIKAWAEYIVEWAAKDPYGFLTTVILALTPLFVISAALSWKLAKMIEAREREQKKKQKRQENIAKAKRTKKD; encoded by the coding sequence atgttggATATCAAGGCTTGGGCTGAATACATCGTGGAGTGGGCTGCAAAGGACCCATATGGCTTTCTTACTACAGTGATCTTGGCCCTTACGCCATTGTTTGTAATTAGTGCAGCACTTTCGTGGAAGCTTGCAAAAATGATTGAGGCCAGAGAGCGagagcaaaagaagaaacagaaacgCCAAGAGAATATTGCAAAAGCCAAACGAACAAAGAAGgattaa